The DNA sequence ACTGTAGGCAAAACACTTTTGTCCGGATACTTCTCTGAAAGTAGCATCCGTGGGGACAATTGAAACGCCTAAGCAAAATATTAATTCATTCGTGCTAAAGTGATATGATTCCATACCCGATTGGTCATCGTCGATATATGAAAGGTGTATTTTGCTATCAAGATTTGCTTCTGTTTTAATCCTGCTTTTAGTTAATCTGATAAATTTAGTAAGCATAGCCTTTCTTCTTTCTGGTTCATTAACAAATTCACGCACCCGTCTTTTCCAGGCGTTTGCGTCTGCACCGATTGTTTGTTTTGGTGACACAGGCTCAGAAGATTCTTCCATGTGTCATTCTAACATTAGAATATTATCTTTTACATTAGAATACAGAGGGACGTCCCTGTGTGAAAATTATCTATCTTTTGAAAATCTTCATAAGTATGCTACATTTATTTTATGGCTAAAGTTTTTGTATCCCGCAAACTTCCCGGAAATGCACTTGATCCTCTTTTTAATTCCGGACACGAAATTGTAGTTTCCGAATACGACCGACCGTTGACAGCGGAAGAATTTTTGGAACGCGCAAAAGGCAGTGATGCAGTACTTTCATTTCTGACGGACAAAATTGACAAGGACGTAATTGATGCGATTGGGCCGCAAGTGAAGATATTTTCTAATTATGCAGTAGGATTTAACAACATCGTGGTCGAAGACGCGACCGAAAAAGGTGTGGTAATAGCAAATACTCCAAGCGATGAAGTTAATGAAAGTGTGGCTGAATTTGCTTGGGCGCTAATGATGTCCCTTTCCAAAAGAGTCGTTGAAGCCGATGAATCAACCAGACGGGGTGCTTACAAAGGATGGGAACCGGGGATTTTTTTGGGACAAAACATGATGGGTAAAACTTTGGGAATAGTTGGTATGGGAAGAATTGGCGGCATGACGGCGCGCAGAGCAAAGGGGTGGAACATGCGAATTCTTTACTTCAACCGCTCGCGTGACGAGAAGGCGGAAAAAGAACTTGGAGTTGAATATGCAAGTCTTGATGATTTGCTTTCGCAAAGCGATTTTGTAACGCTACATGTACCACTGACTAACGAAACGAGAAGCTTAATGAACAAAGATACTTTTGCAAAAATGAAAAAGGGTGCATTACTTGTCAATACCTCACGTGGGCCGATAGTGAACGAACAGGATTTGGTTAATGCAATACGAGAAGGACAGGTTGGGGGAGCAGGACTGGACGTATTTGAAAACGAGCCAACTATTAACCCGGAGTTAATAGGTATGGAAAATGTGATTTTAACACCCCATATTGCGAGTGCGACCTGGGAAGCGCGCAATAAAATGGGTGAGCAGGCTGTTAATTCGATTATCTCGGTTCTTGCCGGTAGTAAACCGGACACCATTGTTAATCCGGAGGTCTGGGAGAAAAGACGCGTGTAACGCATTTAACTTCACTTTGCATATTAAAGATAAATCTTACGCATATATGTTTTAAATAGTAGAATGTCTTATGGGAATAATTCCGTTTGGTAGTAAAAAGGCAAAACCGGAAGAGGAGGTAGACGATGAAATCGAGGAAAAACCGAGAAGAAAAAAACGTTCACCCGATGAACCGAAAAAGAAAATACCACCTAAACCTTGGGGTAAGAAAGAAAGGATTGTGCTTTTAATTATTCTTTTGGTTACCGCAGGGTCGTCCGGTGTACTTGCGATGTCGGCCAGAGAATTCAAGTTGCCAGGATTGCCGCGGATTATCCTTCCGGACGTATCAAAATTTAATCAACCGCTTTCTTTCGTCGGCGATGAGACTATTGTAATAGAAGGCAACAGCAGTAATAAAATCATTTCCGAGGAAATAATAAAACACTTCAACATTATGACCAATGACTTGTCGGGAGTTTATGGATTTTACATTATTCACACCGAGGATAATTATTCCTTTGGAGTTAATGTACAGGAGAAATTTGAACCGGCATCGTTAAACAAACTTGCGGTAATTCTTACCGCCTATAGTCAATACGAAAAAGGTGACTTTGATATTGACGAGGATTATGTACTCAAAGCTAGTGATAAGATCGGTGGATCGGGATCATTGTCTACAATGCCAAACGGCACTGTTCTGACTTATAGAGAGCTACTAACTAAGATGGGAAAAGCCTCCGATAATACAGCATTTAACGTAGTTAGACGTACTCTCGGAGATGCAATTATTGCCGAAACAACAAGGGTTGCTGGTATGAACAGTACATCTTTAGATGAGAATGCAACTACAGTAAAAGACATCGGACAGTTTTTTATATCTTTATATAAAGGAAATCTTGTAACAAGTACATCACAGAAAGCAATTTTGGATAGTTTAACTGATACGACGTACGAAAATTGGATAACACAAGGTGTACCGCCCGAAGTGCGCGTAGCCCATAAGTTTGGGCGAGAAGTGCATGTTGTTAACGACGCGGGAATTGTGTATGCCGACAAGCCCTATATTCTTGTAGTGATGTCAAAGGGTATAATTGAAAGTGAGGCGGATGATTTTTTCCCCCGATTCTCGAAAATAGTTTATGATATAGAAAACAAAATATGAAAAGGAAGAAAGTACGATATACACACAAAGTGTTTATTTTAGTTATGTTACTTATTAGTAGTTATCAGATTGTTCTTGAAACTACCGGCTATAGCTTTATTGGTTTTCCGTTTTATTATTATCATTCGACCTGGAATGCGATTTCAAGAAACAGTCAATGGAGTCTGATGGCGTTAATTTTAGATCTCGTAATTCTATCTTTGTTTGTAGATAAACTCGATCGTTTTATT is a window from the Candidatus Woesebacteria bacterium genome containing:
- a CDS encoding D-glycerate dehydrogenase; its protein translation is MAKVFVSRKLPGNALDPLFNSGHEIVVSEYDRPLTAEEFLERAKGSDAVLSFLTDKIDKDVIDAIGPQVKIFSNYAVGFNNIVVEDATEKGVVIANTPSDEVNESVAEFAWALMMSLSKRVVEADESTRRGAYKGWEPGIFLGQNMMGKTLGIVGMGRIGGMTARRAKGWNMRILYFNRSRDEKAEKELGVEYASLDDLLSQSDFVTLHVPLTNETRSLMNKDTFAKMKKGALLVNTSRGPIVNEQDLVNAIREGQVGGAGLDVFENEPTINPELIGMENVILTPHIASATWEARNKMGEQAVNSIISVLAGSKPDTIVNPEVWEKRRV
- a CDS encoding serine hydrolase; its protein translation is MGIIPFGSKKAKPEEEVDDEIEEKPRRKKRSPDEPKKKIPPKPWGKKERIVLLIILLVTAGSSGVLAMSAREFKLPGLPRIILPDVSKFNQPLSFVGDETIVIEGNSSNKIISEEIIKHFNIMTNDLSGVYGFYIIHTEDNYSFGVNVQEKFEPASLNKLAVILTAYSQYEKGDFDIDEDYVLKASDKIGGSGSLSTMPNGTVLTYRELLTKMGKASDNTAFNVVRRTLGDAIIAETTRVAGMNSTSLDENATTVKDIGQFFISLYKGNLVTSTSQKAILDSLTDTTYENWITQGVPPEVRVAHKFGREVHVVNDAGIVYADKPYILVVMSKGIIESEADDFFPRFSKIVYDIENKI